One Gordonia sp. SID5947 genomic region harbors:
- a CDS encoding HEAT repeat domain-containing protein: MNNAIRDTRQNRLVEALSGPQPSTRLQAALAAGTYPDDTLVGALVERCGVEPDFFVRDMLTWALTRCSVTVTIPRLLAELTSPTPQARGQALHTLSKIGDRTVWSNVPSELLHDSDDDVARSAWRAAVVLVPDGERGSLAAGLAAEFGRGDEETRRSLSRALVALGESAVPLVVAARAVDDDAARDHAIATARLMDDPDSDFAAAVDHARRVLSLKDAPSAGTDADR, from the coding sequence ATGAACAACGCGATTCGTGACACGCGACAGAACCGGCTCGTCGAGGCACTGTCGGGGCCGCAGCCGTCGACACGACTGCAGGCGGCCCTGGCTGCCGGGACGTACCCCGACGACACGCTCGTGGGCGCCCTCGTCGAGCGCTGCGGCGTCGAGCCGGACTTCTTCGTGCGCGACATGCTCACGTGGGCGCTCACCCGCTGCAGCGTCACCGTCACGATTCCGCGGTTGCTCGCCGAGCTCACCTCGCCGACGCCACAGGCCCGCGGTCAGGCGTTGCACACCCTGTCGAAGATCGGCGACCGCACGGTGTGGTCGAACGTCCCGTCGGAGCTTCTCCACGATTCCGACGACGACGTGGCACGCAGCGCCTGGCGTGCGGCGGTGGTCCTCGTTCCCGACGGTGAAAGAGGTTCTCTCGCTGCGGGATTGGCCGCCGAGTTCGGCCGCGGCGACGAGGAGACGCGGCGCAGCCTGAGCCGTGCACTCGTTGCCCTCGGCGAATCCGCGGTCCCGCTGGTCGTCGCGGCACGGGCGGTCGACGACGATGCCGCCCGCGACCACGCCATCGCTACTGCTCGTCTCATGGACGACCCGGACAGTGATTTCGCGGCCGCCGTGGATCACGCGAGACGCGTGCTCTCGCTGAAGGACGCGCCGTCGGCGGGCACCGATGCTGATCGGTGA
- the acs gene encoding acetate--CoA ligase, with protein sequence MTPATTSSAQGYPPSDDFVAQANAGAELYDRADADRLEFWAEQARRLDWAKDFDQVLDWSDAPFAKWFVGGKLNVAYNCVDRHVAAGKGDRVAIHWVGEPGDTRDLTYSQLQDEVSKAANYFASIGLVAGDRVAIYMPMVPEAIVSMLACARLGLTHSVVFAGFSSGALRSRVDDAEAKLVITTDGQYRRGNPAPLKAAVDEALGSGDDAARSVEKVLVVRRTNHDPDLPWVDGRDVWWDDTVGEQSSTHEPEAFDAEHPLFLLYTSGTTGKPKGIVHSSGGYLTQASYTFHYVFDHKEGRDVFWCGADIGWVTGHSYLVYGPLSNGATEVVYEGTPNSPNEHRHFEIIERYGVTIYYIAPTLIRTFMKWGREIPDAHDLSSVRLLGSVGEPINPEAWKWYREVIGGDKAPIVDTWWQTETGAIMISPLPGVTSTKPGSAMAPLPGISANIVDDQGRPVGAGEQGYLVLDQPWPAMLRGIWGDDERFRETYWSRFAEQGWYFAGDGARYDDDHALWVLGRVDDVMNISGHRISTAEVESALVGHSGVAEAAVIGAADETTGQGIVAFVILREGIENTGDALVAELREQVAVEISPIAKPREINVVPELPKTRSGKIMRRLLKDVAEGRELGDTSTLVDPSVFENIRARKA encoded by the coding sequence ATGACTCCCGCCACCACTTCGTCCGCCCAGGGGTACCCGCCGTCCGACGATTTCGTCGCGCAGGCCAACGCCGGCGCGGAACTCTATGATCGGGCCGACGCGGATCGTCTGGAGTTCTGGGCCGAGCAGGCTCGGCGCCTTGACTGGGCCAAGGATTTCGATCAGGTCCTCGACTGGTCGGATGCCCCGTTCGCGAAGTGGTTCGTCGGCGGAAAACTCAACGTCGCCTACAACTGCGTGGACCGCCACGTCGCTGCGGGCAAGGGCGATCGGGTCGCGATCCACTGGGTCGGCGAGCCCGGTGACACCCGCGACCTCACCTACAGCCAGCTGCAGGACGAGGTGTCCAAGGCCGCCAACTACTTCGCCTCGATCGGCCTGGTCGCCGGCGACCGCGTGGCCATCTACATGCCGATGGTCCCCGAGGCCATCGTCTCGATGCTGGCCTGCGCGCGACTGGGTCTGACCCACTCGGTGGTGTTCGCCGGGTTCTCGTCGGGCGCACTGCGTTCGCGCGTCGACGACGCGGAGGCGAAGCTCGTCATCACCACCGACGGTCAATACCGCCGCGGCAACCCGGCACCGCTCAAGGCCGCCGTCGACGAGGCGCTGGGCAGCGGCGACGACGCCGCCCGCTCGGTGGAGAAGGTCCTGGTGGTGCGCCGCACCAACCACGACCCCGATCTGCCGTGGGTCGACGGCCGTGACGTGTGGTGGGACGACACCGTCGGCGAGCAGTCCAGCACCCACGAGCCGGAGGCCTTCGACGCCGAACACCCGCTGTTCCTGCTCTACACATCGGGCACCACCGGCAAGCCCAAGGGCATCGTGCACTCCTCCGGCGGCTACCTCACCCAGGCCTCGTACACCTTCCACTACGTGTTCGATCACAAGGAAGGCCGTGACGTCTTCTGGTGCGGTGCCGACATCGGCTGGGTCACCGGGCACTCCTACCTCGTCTACGGACCGCTCTCCAACGGCGCGACCGAGGTTGTCTACGAGGGAACACCCAACTCCCCCAACGAACATCGCCACTTCGAGATCATCGAGCGCTACGGCGTGACGATCTACTACATCGCGCCGACCCTGATCCGCACCTTCATGAAGTGGGGCCGTGAGATCCCCGACGCGCACGACCTGAGCTCGGTGCGACTGCTCGGCAGCGTCGGTGAACCGATCAACCCGGAGGCGTGGAAGTGGTACCGCGAGGTCATCGGCGGCGACAAGGCACCCATCGTCGACACCTGGTGGCAGACCGAGACCGGCGCCATCATGATCTCTCCGCTACCGGGCGTGACCTCCACCAAACCCGGTTCGGCAATGGCACCGCTGCCCGGCATCTCGGCGAACATCGTCGACGACCAGGGCCGGCCGGTCGGCGCCGGTGAGCAGGGGTACCTCGTCCTCGACCAGCCGTGGCCGGCGATGCTGCGCGGTATCTGGGGCGACGACGAACGCTTCCGCGAGACGTACTGGTCGCGCTTTGCCGAGCAGGGCTGGTACTTCGCCGGAGACGGCGCCCGCTACGACGACGACCACGCCCTGTGGGTCCTCGGCCGCGTCGACGACGTGATGAACATCTCCGGCCATCGCATCTCCACCGCCGAGGTCGAAAGCGCGCTGGTCGGGCACTCCGGAGTCGCCGAGGCCGCGGTCATCGGCGCCGCCGACGAGACCACCGGACAAGGCATCGTCGCCTTCGTCATCCTGCGCGAAGGCATCGAGAACACCGGTGACGCGCTCGTCGCCGAACTCCGCGAACAAGTGGCCGTCGAGATCTCCCCGATCGCCAAACCCCGCGAGATCAACGTCGTGCCCGAACTGCCCAAGACCCGCTCGGGCAAGATCATGCGGCGCCTCCTCAAAGACGTCGCCGAAGGCCGTGAACTCGGCGACACCTCCACCCTGGTGGACCCCTCCGTCTTCGAGAACATCCGCGCACGAAAGGCCTGA
- a CDS encoding oxidoreductase produces MTSDPLAPLLDLPGVRDAADRARDALSAVHRHPANLRGWDKTATEASWRAGRSSAAIDGGSVELRRDGDFDDPVLAGAMRVAQSLDGDALDQLTGVFRRAPAQAFARLHMLAAADLVTDPDDLGRPSAQAGVAGRLDLLGQLVTGATTVPAPVLAAVVHGELLGVGAFPTANGVVARAASRLVCTASGLDPHNLGVPEVTWLRRLDDYRSLSARFADGDPSGVGEWIVLCCEALEAGAGEARSIADAARAG; encoded by the coding sequence GTGACCTCCGATCCGCTCGCGCCGCTGCTCGATCTGCCCGGCGTGCGCGACGCCGCCGACCGGGCGCGGGACGCCCTGAGTGCCGTGCACCGTCATCCGGCGAATCTGCGCGGTTGGGACAAGACCGCGACCGAGGCGTCCTGGCGTGCCGGACGTTCCTCGGCGGCCATCGACGGCGGGAGTGTGGAACTGCGGCGTGATGGTGACTTCGACGATCCGGTGCTGGCCGGTGCGATGAGGGTGGCCCAGTCCCTCGACGGCGACGCACTCGATCAGCTCACCGGCGTCTTCCGGCGAGCGCCCGCGCAGGCGTTCGCCCGACTGCACATGCTCGCGGCCGCCGACCTCGTCACCGACCCCGACGATCTGGGCCGCCCGAGTGCGCAAGCCGGGGTGGCCGGCCGCCTCGATCTGCTCGGTCAGTTGGTCACCGGTGCCACGACGGTCCCGGCGCCGGTACTCGCGGCAGTGGTCCACGGCGAGTTGTTGGGTGTCGGTGCATTCCCGACCGCGAACGGTGTGGTCGCGCGGGCGGCCTCCCGGTTGGTCTGCACCGCGTCGGGCCTGGACCCACACAACCTCGGTGTGCCGGAGGTGACGTGGCTGCGCCGTCTCGACGACTACCGCTCGTTGTCGGCGCGGTTCGCCGACGGAGACCCGAGCGGTGTGGGCGAATGGATCGTCTTGTGCTGCGAGGCGCTGGAAGCCGGCGCCGGAGAGGCCCGCTCGATCGCCGATGCGGCGCGCGCAGGCTGA
- a CDS encoding HAD-IB family hydrolase: MTDRSRVAAFFDLDKTVIAKSSALAFSRPFFDEGLINRRSVLKSSYAQFLFLVTAADHDQVENLRRHVTDMCRGWDVEQVRSIVNETLHDIVNPLVFAEAAELIASHQARGHDVVLISASGREMVEPIGDLLGVDHVAASEMKVVDGHYTGDLEFYCYGENKAAAMVALAEDRGYDLAECHAYSDSITDLPMLNAVGHPVAVNPDRQLRKQAADRDWPVLGFNRPVPLRRRIPAPSSRMAAAVALGAGVAAVSGLGMHSLLHRRHHRRPA, translated from the coding sequence CTGACCGACCGATCCCGCGTGGCGGCATTCTTCGATCTCGACAAGACGGTCATCGCGAAGTCGAGCGCGTTGGCGTTCTCGCGACCGTTCTTCGATGAGGGGTTGATCAATCGGCGATCGGTACTCAAGTCGAGTTACGCCCAGTTCCTGTTTCTCGTGACCGCGGCCGACCACGACCAAGTGGAAAACCTGCGACGCCACGTGACCGACATGTGCCGCGGGTGGGATGTGGAACAGGTGCGGTCCATCGTCAACGAGACCCTCCACGACATCGTGAACCCGTTGGTCTTCGCGGAGGCCGCCGAACTGATCGCAAGTCATCAGGCGCGCGGACACGACGTCGTCCTGATCTCGGCATCCGGGCGGGAGATGGTCGAACCGATCGGCGATCTCCTCGGGGTCGACCACGTGGCGGCCAGTGAGATGAAAGTCGTCGACGGTCATTACACCGGCGATCTCGAATTCTATTGCTACGGAGAGAACAAGGCTGCTGCGATGGTCGCGCTCGCCGAGGACCGCGGCTACGACCTCGCCGAGTGTCACGCGTACTCCGACTCCATCACCGACCTCCCGATGCTCAACGCGGTCGGCCATCCCGTCGCGGTGAATCCGGACCGGCAACTGCGCAAGCAGGCGGCCGATCGAGACTGGCCGGTCCTGGGGTTCAATCGTCCGGTGCCGCTTCGGCGACGCATCCCCGCGCCGTCCTCCCGGATGGCCGCCGCAGTGGCGCTCGGCGCCGGCGTGGCCGCCGTGAGCGGCCTCGGGATGCACTCGCTGCTGCATCGACGGCACCACCGACGGCCCGCCTGA
- the ssd gene encoding septum site-determining protein Ssd, with amino-acid sequence MTDQLLVLVGPDLADDVARCAAAAGYRMLRADPDHCRREWPRADAVVADVSATRVLAELGPPRRAGVVVVTDHEPAEDIWRCAMRLGADRALTLPSEESILVGLLTDLRAPQANPAGAVAVVGGHGGAGATTLAAAVALVAAEDSARVLLFDVDEFGAGIDLTLGIEDRAGLRWQDLTLEGGAVRARSLHSALPQVNDRLSVLAPRRESRLPISVDAVIATMDAGRVNGDTVVVDLPRTAGVVSDAVLDSVDLVVLVTSAGVHGVAASRTVAAWLDERGIAAMSAVRGPAPSGLRAAEVATAVGLPLLTAYRSDPGLPGRMESGRLRVPSRSPLGRAARAVYRKVAVGERLVA; translated from the coding sequence ATGACCGATCAGCTCCTCGTCCTGGTGGGCCCCGACCTCGCCGACGACGTCGCCCGATGTGCGGCCGCAGCGGGATACCGGATGCTGCGCGCCGACCCCGACCACTGCCGTCGGGAGTGGCCGCGTGCGGATGCCGTGGTCGCCGATGTCAGCGCCACGCGTGTACTCGCCGAACTGGGCCCACCGCGTCGTGCAGGCGTGGTTGTGGTCACCGATCATGAACCGGCGGAGGACATCTGGCGGTGCGCGATGCGTCTCGGGGCGGATCGGGCGTTGACGTTGCCGTCCGAGGAATCCATCCTCGTCGGGTTGCTCACCGATCTACGGGCGCCGCAGGCCAATCCGGCGGGTGCGGTCGCCGTCGTCGGTGGGCACGGAGGAGCGGGTGCGACGACGCTGGCGGCGGCAGTGGCCCTGGTCGCGGCCGAGGACTCCGCGCGCGTATTGCTCTTCGACGTCGACGAATTCGGTGCGGGGATCGATCTGACGCTCGGTATCGAGGATCGCGCGGGGCTTCGCTGGCAGGACCTGACGCTGGAAGGCGGCGCCGTGCGAGCGCGGTCGCTGCACAGTGCGTTGCCGCAGGTGAACGACCGGCTGTCGGTGCTCGCGCCCCGCCGTGAGAGTCGGCTGCCGATCAGCGTGGACGCCGTCATCGCGACGATGGATGCCGGTCGGGTGAACGGCGACACCGTGGTCGTGGACCTGCCCCGCACGGCAGGCGTGGTCAGCGATGCCGTTCTCGATTCCGTCGATCTCGTCGTGCTCGTCACCTCGGCAGGTGTGCATGGGGTGGCGGCGTCGCGGACCGTCGCAGCGTGGCTGGACGAGCGTGGGATCGCGGCGATGTCGGCGGTCCGGGGCCCGGCCCCGAGCGGGCTGCGCGCCGCGGAGGTGGCGACCGCCGTCGGACTCCCGTTGCTCACCGCATACCGATCCGATCCGGGGCTGCCGGGCCGGATGGAGTCCGGGAGATTGCGGGTTCCATCGCGTAGCCCGCTCGGCCGTGCGGCCCGTGCGGTGTACCGCAAGGTTGCTGTCGGCGAACGGCTCGTGGCGTGA
- a CDS encoding TadA family conjugal transfer-associated ATPase, translating to MNGPHDALLDRVRDRLAAQSAEPTAEVIADAIRSESRGMLGDTDLLAALRFLQTELIGAGKLEHLLAEPDVADILVVGAGRVWVDRGNGLQRTDIRFDDEAAVRRLASRLALSAGKRLDDAQPWVDGQLADLGRRGHAVRLHAVIPPVATDGTCISLRILHTATRNFDELVELGAIPAEAVEPLRAMLRARLAFLIVGGTGSGKTTLLGSLIGEMDESDRILCVEDALELDPPHPHIVRLVARTPNVEGAGEVPVRTLVRQALRMRPDRIVVGEVRGAEVIDLLTALNTGHEGCSGTLHANSTSEVPARMEALAALGGMSRDALHSQLAAAVHVVLGVARTPGGSRGLTEIALVSRDRDGFVRTRPVWMRAHGFTDEMCDFDALVRARSHT from the coding sequence GTGAACGGTCCGCACGACGCACTTCTCGACCGTGTGCGTGACCGTCTTGCCGCCCAGTCCGCCGAGCCGACGGCCGAAGTCATCGCCGACGCGATCCGCTCGGAGTCACGCGGCATGCTCGGCGACACGGATCTGCTTGCTGCCCTGAGGTTCCTGCAGACCGAGTTGATCGGCGCGGGCAAGCTGGAGCATCTGCTCGCCGAACCCGACGTCGCGGACATCCTGGTCGTCGGCGCCGGACGGGTCTGGGTCGATCGCGGAAACGGTTTGCAGCGCACCGATATCCGGTTCGACGACGAAGCGGCGGTCCGCCGACTCGCCAGCCGGCTGGCACTCAGCGCGGGTAAGCGACTCGACGACGCGCAACCCTGGGTCGACGGCCAGCTCGCGGATCTCGGTCGTCGTGGCCATGCTGTCCGACTGCATGCGGTGATCCCGCCGGTGGCGACCGACGGAACATGCATCTCGCTGCGCATACTGCACACCGCGACCAGGAACTTCGATGAACTCGTAGAGCTCGGCGCCATCCCGGCCGAGGCCGTGGAACCGTTGCGCGCCATGCTGCGCGCCCGACTCGCGTTCCTCATCGTCGGCGGTACCGGATCCGGCAAGACCACACTTCTCGGATCGCTGATCGGAGAGATGGACGAGTCCGACCGGATTCTGTGCGTCGAGGACGCACTCGAGCTCGATCCGCCACACCCGCACATCGTGCGTCTCGTCGCCCGCACACCGAATGTGGAAGGGGCCGGGGAGGTCCCGGTGCGAACACTGGTACGGCAGGCTCTCCGGATGCGACCGGACCGGATAGTGGTGGGCGAGGTCCGCGGCGCGGAGGTGATCGACCTGCTGACGGCGCTGAACACCGGGCACGAGGGATGTTCGGGCACCCTGCATGCCAATTCGACGTCGGAGGTCCCGGCGAGAATGGAAGCGCTGGCGGCGCTCGGCGGCATGTCCCGCGACGCGCTGCACAGTCAGCTCGCTGCCGCGGTGCACGTCGTGTTGGGCGTCGCCCGAACACCTGGTGGCTCGCGCGGTCTCACCGAGATCGCGCTGGTGTCGCGCGACCGTGACGGGTTCGTACGTACCCGGCCGGTGTGGATGCGCGCCCACGGTTTCACCGACGAGATGTGCGACTTCGATGCGTTGGTGCGGGCCCGGTCACACACATGA
- a CDS encoding type II secretion system protein F has translation MIAIIMASAVAVLWWPSTHPQYRIAALTPGSSTRAHTVPWRVCVACGAPVAAIVTVGFHAAVAVTLLSATAMWRWRRTQRVRERERETSDLLLALSVMTAELSVGAPPALACAAAARELGAAHPSSPVAEGLTMMAGRAELGGEVMPDVEADDQLSWRRVGIAWQTADRHGLPMIEMVESVRSDLLARRQFATRTRAGLAGPRATAAVLAGLPIVGILLGELMGAHPTGVLLGGGIGGVLLIVGTTLSVAGLVWSERITDRVINR, from the coding sequence ATGATCGCGATCATCATGGCGTCGGCCGTCGCGGTGCTCTGGTGGCCGTCGACCCACCCCCAGTATCGGATCGCCGCACTCACACCGGGGTCGTCGACGCGGGCGCACACAGTTCCGTGGCGCGTGTGCGTCGCATGTGGCGCCCCGGTGGCGGCCATCGTGACTGTCGGATTCCACGCGGCGGTCGCCGTCACGTTGCTGTCGGCGACGGCGATGTGGCGATGGCGCCGCACACAACGGGTCCGGGAGCGGGAACGGGAGACCTCAGATCTGCTGCTGGCGTTGTCGGTGATGACGGCGGAGCTGTCTGTGGGAGCCCCGCCCGCGCTGGCGTGTGCGGCCGCAGCGCGCGAACTCGGCGCTGCTCACCCGAGTTCGCCGGTCGCCGAGGGCCTCACGATGATGGCGGGCCGTGCCGAACTCGGCGGAGAGGTGATGCCGGACGTCGAGGCCGACGATCAGCTCTCGTGGCGTCGGGTGGGGATCGCATGGCAGACCGCCGACCGGCATGGCCTCCCGATGATCGAGATGGTGGAGTCGGTCCGGTCCGACCTGCTGGCACGCAGGCAGTTCGCCACCCGGACGCGCGCAGGCCTCGCCGGCCCGCGTGCCACTGCCGCGGTGCTCGCCGGGTTGCCGATCGTCGGGATCCTGCTGGGTGAACTGATGGGCGCCCATCCCACCGGGGTGCTTCTCGGAGGCGGGATCGGCGGTGTGCTGCTGATCGTCGGGACCACGTTGTCGGTGGCCGGGTTGGTGTGGTCGGAGCGGATCACCGACCGGGTGATCAATCGATGA
- a CDS encoding type II secretion system F family protein: MSVGAMCAIAVAGMALWVWPSPGWVLHRVVDPASGPGEGESTAKRPAPDDPFAVAASFDLFSVCLRAGMPIAAAAAVVSRSAPPGLAIPLASAAELLGLGADPEHAWRRFDGSGAGGRKPKDKNSDGDRFEALATLARRSARSGSSLSGGLAELADSTRREAHDDALAAAERAGVAISGPLGLCFLPAFVCLGIVPVVVGLAGSVLGG, translated from the coding sequence ATGAGCGTCGGCGCGATGTGTGCGATCGCGGTGGCGGGTATGGCGCTCTGGGTATGGCCGTCACCAGGGTGGGTACTGCACCGGGTGGTCGATCCGGCGTCAGGGCCGGGCGAGGGTGAGTCCACAGCGAAGCGTCCCGCACCCGACGACCCGTTCGCCGTCGCGGCGTCCTTCGATCTCTTCTCCGTATGTCTGCGGGCCGGGATGCCGATCGCCGCGGCGGCGGCCGTGGTCTCTCGTTCCGCACCACCGGGGCTCGCCATACCGTTGGCGTCGGCGGCCGAACTCCTGGGACTGGGCGCAGATCCAGAGCACGCCTGGCGACGATTCGATGGTTCCGGTGCAGGTGGCCGGAAACCCAAGGACAAGAACAGCGATGGCGACCGCTTCGAGGCTCTGGCGACGCTGGCGCGCCGTTCGGCACGGTCCGGATCGTCGCTGTCGGGTGGCCTGGCCGAACTGGCCGACAGCACGCGTCGGGAGGCGCACGACGATGCGTTGGCCGCGGCCGAACGCGCCGGCGTCGCGATCAGCGGTCCGCTGGGCCTGTGCTTCCTGCCGGCCTTCGTCTGTCTCGGAATCGTGCCGGTGGTCGTCGGCCTCGCCGGATCGGTCCTGGGTGGCTGA
- a CDS encoding DUF4244 domain-containing protein, with protein MSDRIFRNPIARLQAEVWRVVTDDEGMSTAEYAIGTIAAAAFGAILYTVVTGDNIVSALTGIIGKALNTSVG; from the coding sequence ATGTCCGACAGAATCTTTCGCAACCCCATCGCCCGACTGCAGGCCGAGGTGTGGCGGGTCGTAACCGACGACGAGGGGATGAGCACGGCCGAGTACGCGATCGGGACCATCGCGGCCGCAGCATTCGGGGCGATCCTCTACACGGTCGTCACGGGCGACAACATCGTCAGCGCTCTCACCGGCATCATCGGCAAGGCCCTGAACACCTCGGTGGGTTGA
- a CDS encoding TadE family type IV pilus minor pilin codes for MVTVEGAYAIAAIVATVILGVGAVVGATVQIRCTDAAREAARLAAAGDSTAREVATRVVGRDAHVAITGTSTRVEAVVRSSLPLLPMVSVSARAVAAKEPTDNTSVEESSP; via the coding sequence ATGGTCACCGTCGAGGGTGCGTATGCCATCGCGGCGATCGTGGCCACCGTGATCCTCGGGGTCGGGGCCGTGGTCGGCGCGACGGTGCAGATCCGGTGCACCGACGCGGCACGCGAGGCCGCCCGGCTCGCGGCGGCGGGCGACTCGACTGCGCGGGAGGTCGCCACCCGGGTAGTCGGGCGCGACGCGCACGTCGCGATCACGGGTACGTCCACCCGGGTGGAGGCCGTCGTGCGGTCCTCACTACCGCTCCTGCCGATGGTCTCGGTGTCGGCCAGGGCGGTCGCGGCGAAGGAGCCCACCGACAACACGTCGGTCGAGGAGTCCTCGCCGTGA
- a CDS encoding Rv3654c family TadE-like protein: MIAVLRDDRGFATVAAAFAIAAIAATAVTLLYVGAAVVARHRAQSAADLAALAAAQQHVAAEPDPCAAARLIAEAQDVGAEIDRCETEGADVLVTVAVPVELGPFGVHRASALARAGPVE, from the coding sequence GTGATCGCAGTGTTGCGTGACGATCGCGGCTTCGCGACCGTCGCCGCAGCGTTCGCGATCGCGGCGATCGCGGCGACGGCGGTCACGCTGCTCTACGTCGGCGCGGCGGTGGTCGCGCGACATCGCGCGCAGTCGGCCGCCGATCTCGCGGCGCTTGCGGCGGCGCAGCAGCACGTGGCCGCGGAGCCGGACCCCTGTGCCGCCGCGCGTCTGATCGCCGAGGCCCAGGACGTGGGCGCCGAGATCGACCGGTGCGAGACCGAAGGTGCAGACGTGCTGGTCACCGTCGCTGTTCCGGTCGAACTCGGACCGTTCGGCGTCCACCGGGCAAGTGCGCTCGCAAGGGCCGGACCGGTGGAATGA